The window TGCGCATAGTCAATGGCCAAGGCGGGCTCCACGCATAATGCCAGGAGCATGCGCTCGCAGCGCGCAAGGGGGATGAGGCGCTGAGCGAGGCAGCGAATTCGTTCCTTCACTTCGGAATACTCGCCCGCCGCTGAGGCGCTCAGCAGGAGAAGGGCCGTCTCGGCTATCACTTTTTCGGGACGGAGGCTGTGTCCCGGCTCGCTGGGGTCGGTGTACCCCTTGGCCGCGAGCCGGTCCACCGCCTGCTTCGCTATGTCGAGAGCATGGCTGAGGCGCCTTGCCAAGTCCGCGGTGCTCCAGCTCGCGGTTGTTCCGGGCCGGGACTCCGTCGTGGGCCTCCCCATCGCCACGCTCCCCCGCAATTGGCGGTCGGTTACGACTGTATTTCGCCAGTCGCAGCGCGAAGCGCCCCCAGGTTCTCGACCGGACCTCCGGTGTTACCGTGGACGATGAGGACATGGACAAAGTACCGCATGGTCCCGCAGAAGCCCTCCCAAGGCTCGTCGGCGAGCGACACTGAAGGTCCTAGCTCGGCAACCAGCTTTCCGATGGCCGCAAAGTCCACAGCTTTACTCTCTAGCGCTTTCTTTACGATCTCTTGGTGATTGATTCGGACACTCACGTTCGCCTCCCTTTCGTCGAAATTTGAAATTTGAGCCGATCAAACAGAAGCAGCTTCACGCACGAGTTTGGTGGGGCTCGGGGCACAAGCGTTTCACCGCAGAAAGGGGTAACGAACCAACGGGCAAGCTCACCAATGAGCGGGGGGGTGTAGCCGGGCCGGCGGCTGGGCTGCTCCCGGATATTGTGGCGGAACAACACGCTTTATGGTTACAATCCGGTTCCGACCTAAGAGAGTGGCTTTGGCGCGGCAGGTCTTCGACGCCGTTTATCTCGAACGGCTGCGCGGCGGGGACCGCGAGACCGGCAGGCACTTCTACGCCTACTTCGCCGAGCTGATTCTTATCAAGGTAAGGGCGCGGCAACGCTCTTCCTCCTTCGCTGAGGACGTCCTTCAGGAGACGCTCGTTCGGGTGCTCCGGGTGGTGCGCTCTCAGGAGGGACTGCGGGATCCAGGGTCGCTCGGCGCCTTCGTCAGCTCCGTCTGCAACAACGTGCTGCTCGAGTTTGGCCGCGCCGAGGGCCGCCACCGACCGCCTCTCGTGGAACCAGCTCCCCTTCCGGACCCGACGCCCAATCAGGAGATGCGGCTCATTACCGAGGAGAGAAAGCACGCGGTGCGACGCGTGATCGACGGGTTGCCACCCAAGGACCGTGAGCTGCTGCGCGCCGTGTTCTTGGCGGAGCACGAAAAGGACGTAGTCTGTCAGCAACTTGGTGTCAGCCGAGACTACCTCCGGGTCTTGATCCACCGGGCCAAGAACCAATTTCGGGCCCTCTACCTGCAGCAGGAACAGGGGCCCGCTTCGCACTCTGAAGCTGGTCGCCGGCCTTCCCGGCGATCCGTGGGGGGGTGATCATGGATCACGAGGAAGCGACAAGCACCAGAGCTGCCGAAAGCTACGTCCTGGGGGAGATGACCCCTGAGGAGAGGGACCAGTACGAGGAACACTTCTTCAGCTGCCCGGAATGCGCGGAGGAGGTGCGAGCCGCGGCCATCTTCTTGGAAAACGCGAAGTCGGTCCTCGCGGTGAATCTGCAAGAGGGCAATGAGCCGAACCGTGGACCCTGGTGGACGGGAAAGCGTGCCCTGTTCTGGCCCCTTCCACTCGGAGCAGCCGCCGCTCTTCTCGTTCTCCTCGGCGTCGTGGGTTACCAGAGCCTGATCGTTCTGCCATCCTTGAAGGACAGACTCCGAGAGGGCACGGCCCTCCAGTCTGCCCCCTGGTACTTTCTCTCCATCTCCCGGAGCGAGCTGCCGATCGTCACCGTTTCTGGTCAGCAGCGAATGGTCGGGCTGACGCTAAGCAAGAGTTCCGACCGTTCATTCCCCTCGTACCTCTGCGAGGTCCGGAACGCCGCCGGCCAAATGGTTATATCGGCTGTACTTCCCGCTCCGCCTGCTGGAGACGAGCTTCAAATCCTAGTCCCTACTGAACGCCTTCGGCCAGGGGCCTATGTTGTCGCGGTCGCTGGGCTCGATCCGTCGGCCGGCTCGGCTCCAGCATCCGCCTTTGCCCGTTACCACTTCACCTTCGATCGTCTAGAGAGAGGAGATACGAAAAGATGAGCGCAAAGACTGGAGGTGCCCGGCGGTTCATTTATCGGGCGAACGCGCTAGCCTTCGCCGGCACGATCACCCGGCCGGACAGTGCGGTCCTCGAGGCCCAGGCCAGCATTTCGCTTCCATCCATCGGCGGGCGCGCCGCCGCGAGAGTAGACGGTTTCAGATACCCGAACCTGATGTCCTTCGGCGCCGCCTCCAGCGTTGTGATCGGGAGCGCCAACGGCTCCATCCACAACACGGTCACCACCGTCATCGTCGACGACCTGAACATCCGCGGCGTGGTTACTGCAGACCGAGTCGTTGCCCAGCTCACGTCATCGCAGGACATCGACGGCACAAACGAGATCGGCATCCTGCCGCGCGGGAGCTACTTCGTAAACTTGCGCATTGAAGGTTTCCCGATCGAACTCAAGGCTGAAACCCCCCTCCTGGAATGCGATACCTTCCTCCGGCTACAAAAGGAGTGGCAGAAGGTCGGCTCGCGGGACGGCGACAGCAAGGACCCTAACGCGACCGAGGGTCGCCCGCTCCTCTCATCGTTGTTCGCTACTCCGGATCTGAGTGGGACGACCCTACACGCCCATGGAAGCAGTGGATGTGCGATCAAGGTCCCAGGCTTCGGGGATGTCTTTCTGGGAGAATACCTGATCACTCCGTCGTCACGGCACCTCACAATGGTGCGCGTTCACATGGGATCGCCGGTCGGCGGCGTCATGGTCTGCGGCGACGTGGGGGGCAATGGCAGCGTCTACCCGTGAAGCGGTCGGTCGTTCTACTCCTCCTTGGCTTCGCAGCGTGTAGGAGCGAGGTTGAGCTAGAGGCACTCCAGCGGACTGGATACGAGGACCTCCAACATGGCGATCTTAAGGCCGCCCAGGGGCGTGCCGAGGAGGGATTGCGCCGGACTGGCCGCCCGCAGGACGCGGCATGGCAATGGCGGTTCCGGATCCTGAAAGCCGAGGTCCTGGTAAGCCAACGACGCAACGCCGAGGCCCTGTCTACTGTCGTGGCGGAGCCACCAGCGGGCCTCACGTTCGAGTCAACTCACGTCCGGGCCTTGATGACGCGAGGCTACGCGCAGTGCCTGGCTGCGGAAAGAGCGGAGCAGCGTAGCCAAGCCGCAGCTGACCTCGCGGCCGCCGACCGCCTTGCCCGCCAGCTGGCCGCTGCTGAGCTCGTCGCCGATGTCCTCCTGCGAAGCGGCACTTGCGCCTCGCTTGGCCGCGACTACCCGGTCGCCGACCGTCTCTTCCGTGAGGCACTCGCCATCGCTCGCACCGAAAAGCGACCCTTCCTCGAGGCCATGGCCGCCGGGAGCCTCGGAAACCTTTGCCTAAGAAACGGCCGGTATGACGAGGGGGCGGACTGGCTGAAGAAGGCTTTGGAACTTGCCTCCGCTCTGAAGGCCGAGAACATTACCCTCAAGACTTTGGTCAACCTCGGCTGGTGCCACTACAAACTGGGCGACTTCGAGCGAGCGCTTGACTTTCTTCGACGCGCGGACTCGCTCGCCCTTGCCCGCGGCTATACCGGAGACCGTTTGGCGGGCCTGACGGTGACGGGTAACGCCTACTATCGACTGGGGGACTTGACGAAAGCCGTTCAAGTGTATGACTCGGCGCTGCCGATTGCGCGCACGCTGGGTGACAGGGGCGAGACGTCCACGCTTCTCGCAAACCTTGGGATCCTCGCCCTCGAGCGAGGGCGCTACGACGAGGCGGAATCTCACGTGCGGGAGGCTCTTAGTATGGCGAGCGAGATCGGAGACGCCCTGGGAACCCTGCGCTCGATGCTCACGCAGGGCGAGATCCTTTTTGCACGTGGCCACCGGTCCGAGGCCGAGGCGATCTACCGCCAGGTCATCGACGCTCCTCTGGACGACCCCGAGCTCCACTGGGAAGCTCGGGCGGCTCTGGCCCACCTCCTGGCAGGAGCTCGGCGGCCCCTCGAGGCGGAAACCGAGTTTCGGAAAGCCTTCGCCATCATGGAGCAGTCCCGTTCCGAGCTGCGGAAGGCGGAAGACAAGATCTCGTTCTTCTCGGGCGTGAAGCACTTCTACGAAGGCTACGTGGACCTGCTGGTCCAAGCAGGACTCCCGTGGCAGGCTCTGCAGGTCGCAGACGAGGGCCGGGCACGCTTGATGCGCGAAAGGCTCGGGACCGACAATTCCGTCCTAAGGATCGAGGGAGAGCGCCTAAGAGAGCTGGCGCAAACCCTCGACGCCGTGCTCTTGTGCTACTCGACGGCCTCGAAGCGCTCTTTCCTTTGGTTGGTGACGCCGAACCGGCAGGATTTCCACGTGCTTCCAGATGAGGAGATCCTTCGTGAGCACGTAGCCAGCCACCAGCAGCGCATCCGGAGCTCGCGCGATCTAGTCGTCGAAGCGGCCCCCGAGGCACAATGGCTGTACCATGCGCTGTTCGGTCCTGTTCAGCCCCTGATCCCGCGTGGCTCGCGGGTGATCGTAATCCCCGACGGCCCGCTCCACTCGCTGAGCTTCGAGACGCTGGTTCGCCCGGATCCAAAGCCTCATTACTTGATCGAGGACGTGACGCTCGGAGTGGCTCCTTCGCTCGGTCTGCTCGCCGCCGGCGCAACGCCCTCCCGCCGGCGCGTGGGCCGGAGGGCCGTCCTCATCATAGGTAACCCCCTCGCGCCAGACGAGGAGTTCCCGCCCCTCGCGTGGGCCGACCGCGAGGTCCGAGGCATCGCCGACCAGTTCGATCCCTTGGAGCGCGTCGTGTACTCCGGCGCACAGGCCAATCCGTTCGTCTACCGGAATGCGGACCCCGGGCACTTCTCGCTCATCCACTTTGCCGCCCACGCCAAGGCTAACCCCGACATCCCCCTCGACTCGGCGGTCATCCTCTCGAGGAAGGACGACGCCTACAAACTCTACGGTCGGGAGATCATGGAGATCCCCCTCCGAGCCGAGTTGGTAACGCTATCCGCCTGCCGCAGCGCCGGCTCGCGCATCTATAGAGGGGAAGGGCTCGTGGGTCTGGCCTGGGCATTCCTTAGCGCCGGAGCGAGGAGTGTGATCGCCGGGCTTTGGAACGTCGAGGATGCCTCCACTTCGGAGCTGATGGTGGACCTCTACCGGGGAATCAGAAAGGGCGAGTCGCCCGCGGAGGCTTTGCGCGAGGCTAAACTCTGCCTGCTGCGCTCCGATGGCGCTTACCGCAAGCCCTTTTACTGGGCCCCCTTCGTGCTCTACACACGCAGTCCTGAGCGCTCTCCCGAAGTCTCCCGGGTTCCGTAAGTCGCGTCCTTCCCCGGTCGTTAGCTTCTGCAACGCTTCACTGCTGTGCTCTTCAGATCTTGCGTCCATGGAACATCCCGAGGATGAGAGGGCCGCTTTCTGAAACGCTCCGAGGGATCCCCGCACCAAACAGGAAAGGGAAGGCCGGAGCGCAAGAACCCGGCCGTGGAGGTGGCCGTGCCGGAATCACAAGGCAACGTTAGGCTCGCGGTGCTAGCCACCCTCATCAGCGCGGTCGGATCCGTCGTCGTGGCCTACATTGGCATCCTTCCCCAGATCGAGAAGCCGTATCTCGCGCGGATCAAGGATCAAGAAAAGAACCTAAAGGACCTCAGAGACAAGTTCGGAGTCGAGCATCGAACCTCGGAGGCGCACCTTCGTTGGACAATCAGCGGAAGAGTGAGGCGCGCCGGGGCGTCGGATGCCCCAGGCCAATACGAGGTGTACCTGGTAGCTGGCAACAGCAACGTGGCGAGCCCTGGCGACGACGGGAGGTTCACCTTCGACGGAGTCTTCCCGGGCTCGTACTCACTGATTGTCCGCGACATCGCATCGCCCTCTAACCAGACCGCGCGCGGACTCATCACGCCGTCCGATCGAACCGGTCGTCTTGAGTCCCACGGTGCGTTTGTTGAGTACGACGTGGTTCAGGAGCCAGATCGAGCAACAGAAGCTCGCACGGTGCAACCCACGGGACCAGTGGCGGCTCAGGCAGCTCTTGCCCACACCGACAACGGAGGACTCCAGTGAGACACGCTCTCCTCTCCGCCTGTGCCGTCGTTCTCCTGTTGGCCGGCCTCGCTCCCACCACCACGACAGGGCAAGATGCAGCATCCCGCGTCCGGGGGTCTGTCCTCACGCCCTCGCGAAGGCCCGCCGCATCGCTATGGGTGGTCCTGGAGCAACAGGGCCACGAGAGCGGGCGGGCTCTGACTGCGGACGATGGGCGTTACTATCTCTCTCGCCTGCAGCCTGGACCCTACACGATCCTGGTGAAGCGGGGGCGGGCCACCCTTTACCGGGCCCAGATCCGCCTGCCCGAAAACGAGGTCTACGACATCGTGCTGCCCTAGTCCCTTCCCAGAAGAAGGGCCTCACAGGGCCCGGCTATCCGGTAGCGAGTCCTGCACAAAGGAGTCTCAGTTGCAGGGCAACGACGGCAAGGAGTTTGAGAGGCGCCGAGTGCGGTCCGACAGTCAGCCCCTGGGCGCCACCTTCTCGCGCGTTCACCGCTGCCCTCGCGTGCCGGGCCATCCATCGTTCGGTGCTCCAAGGGCAGTGGGCGTGGTTCTTTCTCAAGACCGGGACCCCGGACCAAGAAGGGAGAGCGAAGGCCGGGCGCAAGAGGCCCCTATCCAGGGCATTGATCCGCCACCACTTGGCGCAGCCCTACCGAAGCTTACTGTGCCCTCCTACTTCTAGTTGGTGCGGGCCCCTGGTTCGTTTCGGCCCAAGGTTTACTGAAACGTTTGTACCTCCGGTCCCACCAAGCTTCTAGCAAGGCCAGTGTCCTGATTTGAGAGATTCCTTTCCAGAAGCGAACGACGGTTTCACGGCTCTGATCGGCCGCCTGGTCCCCGAATGCCTTGCGGTTGGCCAGGGTGAGCATCGATTGACGCCGTCAGCGAAGGGGCTCCCTGATCCTGGAGCCGCCCAGTACGGCAGGAGGACGCCATGACCCTATGCGGAGAGACATCCCCAGCGATTCACAAAAAAGCGTGGAGTGTCCTGACGGCGCTCTTCCTCAGCCTGCTGTGTCAAACGACATATGCCTTCACCACCATTGCCACCGGGCTCAACGCCGCCATTGGCGTGTCGGCTGATCCATCGGGCAACGCCGTCTACTTCACGGAGTGGAACACCGGCGCGCTCAAACGCATCACTCTCACCCCGGGTTGCGACGCCACCACGCCGTGTCCGGTGACTACGGTCGCGGGCGGCTTCAGCCACCCCGAAGATGTGGCGCTCGACACCGATCACGGCGTCGCATATGTCACCACGCGCGATGACCCGGGTACCACCGGCGCCTTATGGCGCGTGGATCTCACCACCGGCATTCGAACGCTCATCACTTTCAATCTGGGTGCGCCACACCAGATTGTTCTCGATATTGCCACGGATACCGCATACGTCATTGGCTTCGACGCCGGTCGTCTGTGGAAGATAGAGCTCGCGACGGGCTCCAAGACCACCATCATGTCGGGCCTCGGCCATCCTGTCGGTCTCGCCCTCACCGCCGATCGAACGCGCGCCTACGTGACGGAGCAGACACCCGCGCGCCTCGCGGAGATCGACGTCGCGCTGCGCGCCCGTATTCGCAACGTCGTCACCGGACTGACCGGTCCTTTCTACCTGAGTTGGACCGACCCCGCCCAGATCGCGCTCTTTCTGGTCCAACGCGCGCCCGCCAACAACGTGCTCCGTGTTGACCTCCCCACATCGATCAGCGCGGTGGCTATCAGCGGACTTCCGGCGCAAGCCTCGGGCATCTCACTCAACGCCATCGGCGGCGCAGCGTACGTCACCAGCAACTCGAGCGTCGTGCGCGCCGATCTCGGCACGCTGCCGATGGGCGAGCCTGTATTCCTTTCCGTCGGCAATGTTCCGTCGACCAGCATTGTCGATGGTTACGCTACGACGCCCCCCGGATACTTCATGCAGGTCAAGGACTCGCCCTTCGGTGGAACGCTGAACATCTTTGGGAACTTCACGAACTTCAAAGGCCTGGGAGCTACCCACTATCGCGTCAACGTGTCAAAGGACGGTTCCCCTCCCACACCGCTCATGCAGACCTGGAACGCGTCCCGATGGAATCCCGTCACGAGCCTGTACGAAACAGCAGCGATTGCACCGGACGGGTCGGGCCGGTACGAGATCCCGGTCGAGTATCCCGCTCATCCTGAGCGCTGGGTACCGCCGTTCCTCATGATGCGCTGGCCGAGCGGTGTGAATGGGATGTACACGTTCACAGTCGAGATCTTCACGTTCGTCCCGCCCTCGACATGGACTCCGCTCACCCCGCTGCTCCCGCCCGCTAAGAACCAGTTGACGGTGAAGATCGACAATGACCCGCCCAATGTCGATCTGGTGAATATCTTCCTACACGGAGCAGTCACTCCACTCGGTGTCTGCGCACTGGTGAGCTCACCCTCGGGAACGGCGTACGACGTCGAGATTACGGCCAATGATCCGAATGGCGCGCTTCTCAGCTACGGAGTCACGGCTTACTTCGGCCACAACGCCGCATCAACAGTGATTGCGACCGAAAGCTACGCGAGCCACGTGAACGCGGATGGCCCGCACCTCTGGCACGGCGTCAACCATTTCAGAGGTCCGGCCGCCGGATGGACGCCGACATGTAATTGCGCGCACACGTTCTTCGTAGACGTATGGAAGCGGACGATCGACGGCTACGGATACCTAATCTACAAAAACGCGCATCAGTCGATCACCATCATGACCGCCCCATCGACTTGTCCATAGGTGGAGGAACCTATGAGAACACGACTTCAGTCCATGCCCTTCGTCTTCGTCCTATTACTGGCGGCGGCGGTGCCCGCGACGGCCCAAACCAGTGTGTTTGTCACGGTACCCGATCACGGCGAGGAGGCTTTGACTTGGTGCGGCGCGGCCACGGGCCAGATGGTGGTCGGCGGTTATCCGGCCGGGGCCTGCACGCTCCTACAAGCAGATGTGTGGGACGGGATTCAGGCCCACAAAGTCGAAGGGAGCTGGGATACGGATCCCGCCGGTCTCAAAGATGCGATGATGACCCTCTGTCCGCCAGCGGGAGGCCATTGGGTCGTATTCTCCAATGCGAACGCACCGAGTCTGATGCATTCGGTGGCGTTCTGGATGAATACGAACCACTATCCGGTGGCGGCGTTGCTCAACACGAACACACACAATGCAATTGCCACGCACCATGAGCACTGGATAGCGATCAAGGGCATTGTCACGGATCTCGATCCGCGCACGAACCCGTCCGTGACGCTGCAGTACGTGCTGATTGTCGATCAGCCGCTGGTCTTTGGCGATCCCCCAGTCGAACGGTTTCTTTCGGGCTCGCAGTGGTATGCCGAATTCGGGGCCGTCGCGAAGAGTGGAAGTGCGTACAACGGAAACTTCGTGGCGGTCATCGAGCCTCCGAAGATCAAAGGCGTCGCGATCGCCAAGCTGCTGCCGGTCGTCGGCCCGTTGATTCCCATCGACCGTGTGACGGCCTTGGCAGAGCGTGCAGTGCAGACAGATCTCTCGAAGGTCCCCTCGTTTCCTGACCTCAGGAACCTGAAACCGCAGAGGCCCCTGCTCGTCAATCCGCAGCGCGGTGGCTACTACATCGTCCCGTTCGCGCGCGGAGAGGCCCCGGCGGAGCTGGCCGTGCTCATCAACGCGTACAGCGGCGGCTTCATGGAGGCCGCGCGCTTCAAGGCACGGCCGGTGCTGTCTGACAAGGACGCCATCGCCCGGGCGCTCCACTTTCTCGGGCGTGATACAGCGAAGCAGTCCGCCGCGGTCCTCGCGTACCGTGAGGGCTCGTCTCCCTATCTGCCCTTCTGGCGCGTGACGATTGACGGCCAGGATCTGCTCGTCGACGCCGAGGGACGCGTGCATCAGGTGGGCCGTGAGAAGTAGTTGTGAGGTGGTTGGGGGCTTGCTTTGGGGTGACGCTGTGAAATGCCGAATGGAACTCGCCTGCCGCGCCCGCCTTCCTTACATCTCGGGATGCAAGTCGACGTGTCGAAGAGACCGGCCTCCTGCACAGTCGGCAGGGAGAAGCGGGAAGACGATCATCATGCACTCGTCCGAAGCGGGCGTCCTCATTGTCGCAACTCGTCTACTCACGCGGCAAGGGTTCGATAGGGCGCGAAGAGTTCTGATCACGCAATGTTCTTGGAGCGGGCGGGAAGCCTGAGGCGCCAAGACTGACGGAGCTGTCGAGCGTAAGTGGCGCAGAACCCAAGCCCTTTCGTGCTTCGGGGTTGCTCTTGTGCAATCACACGACGATCGAGGTGGGGGTTGTAGTAACGACTGACATCAATACGTTTTCTAATCTTGGATGCAACAATCGCGGCTCTTCCATTACGGTTCACGTGCATCGTTGCTTCTGAACGGTCGCTTTTGGTGAAATATCTTGACATTCACTGCGCTCAAGTGTAGGTTCCGCGCTAACCCGCACCCGCCGGTCCCTCCAGCGGGCCCAGAGCGTGCGCAAGCGCTGCCAATCAAACGCTGTCTCTTCGGTAGGACTCGCCGGACTGGTTCATCTATACGTAGGGGCGGACCCGCTGCTGTGGGGAAACGACCATGCCAGTTCCTGTGCGGGCAGTCGCCGCTCGCGCTAAGGGGATAGTGGAGGCTTGAACCATGGCCCAAAAGAAGGATCGGACTGGTAACGCCGGTTCCAAGTCTCGGGTGCCGCTCCCCGGCAGCGAGCGTAGCCCCCTGCGGAGTGCGAAAGTCGTTGGCAGCGTCGACCCCGATCTGAGAGTTGAGATCACCCTCCAGCTGCGGCGGCGCACCGGAAGCCAGCTGGAGCAGAGGGTGAGCCAAATGGCGACCCAGCGGCTCGACGAACGAACCTACCTGACGCGCGAGGAGCTCGGACGGCTTGGGGGTGCGGAACAAGCCGACATTTCGGCCATTGACGCCTTTGCTCACGATCACAACCTAAGTGTCTCGGAAGTCAGTATCGCTAGGCGAACCGTAAAGCTCGTGGGAAGGGTGGCGGACTTGAGCACCGCCTTTGGCGTAACCCTGAAACGCTACCGGGCGGGCGCCGTCAGTTATCGAGGCCGCCGGGGTCCCATCTACCTGCCAAAGGAGCTTGCCGGCGTGGTCGAACGGGTTCTCGGGCTGGACGACCGGCCGGCGGTCACGCCTCACTATCGAGTCCTGCGCAGTGTCAAGGGTCGACAGAAGGGAGGGCAAAGGAAGGACTCGGCGCACGGCTCCCTGCGCAGCTTCTCGCCGCTTGAGGTCGCAAAGCTCTACAACTTTCCCGCTGGTCTCGACGGGACCGGTCAAACAATCGGGCTCATCGAGCTGAACGACGTCAACAACAAGGGCAGCGCGACGGGTGCTGGTTACAGCAAGACGGACCTTGATTCCTACTTTGCAGGACTGGGCCTCGCAACGCCCAACGTCAACGCGGTAGGGGTGGACGGGGGTGCCAACGTTCCCGGGCCAGACCTGAACGCGGACAGTGAGGTCACGCTCGACATTGAAGTCGCGGGTGCAGTGGCACCGAAAGCAAACATCGTCGTGTATTTCGGCACCAACACGACGGACGGTTTCATCCAGGCACTCACTTCGGCCATCCATGACGATGTTCGAAAGCCCTCGCTCATCTCAATCAGCTGGGGTGGGCCGGAGGAGTCTTCCACGCAACAGTTGCTCACCGGGCTCGATCAGGCGCTACAGGAGGCAGCGGCTGTCGGTGTGACGGTGTGCGCTGCCGCGGGCGACAACGGCTCGGCAGACATGGACAAAAGCGAGTGGGATGGGGTGACACACGCGGACTTCCCTGCCTCCAGCCCCTGGGCTCTTGGGTGTGGGGGGACGACC of the Vicinamibacteria bacterium genome contains:
- a CDS encoding sigma-70 family RNA polymerase sigma factor, translating into MALARQVFDAVYLERLRGGDRETGRHFYAYFAELILIKVRARQRSSSFAEDVLQETLVRVLRVVRSQEGLRDPGSLGAFVSSVCNNVLLEFGRAEGRHRPPLVEPAPLPDPTPNQEMRLITEERKHAVRRVIDGLPPKDRELLRAVFLAEHEKDVVCQQLGVSRDYLRVLIHRAKNQFRALYLQQEQGPASHSEAGRRPSRRSVGG
- a CDS encoding zf-HC2 domain-containing protein, translated to MDHEEATSTRAAESYVLGEMTPEERDQYEEHFFSCPECAEEVRAAAIFLENAKSVLAVNLQEGNEPNRGPWWTGKRALFWPLPLGAAAALLVLLGVVGYQSLIVLPSLKDRLREGTALQSAPWYFLSISRSELPIVTVSGQQRMVGLTLSKSSDRSFPSYLCEVRNAAGQMVISAVLPAPPAGDELQILVPTERLRPGAYVVAVAGLDPSAGSAPASAFARYHFTFDRLERGDTKR
- a CDS encoding choice-of-anchor P family protein codes for the protein MSAKTGGARRFIYRANALAFAGTITRPDSAVLEAQASISLPSIGGRAAARVDGFRYPNLMSFGAASSVVIGSANGSIHNTVTTVIVDDLNIRGVVTADRVVAQLTSSQDIDGTNEIGILPRGSYFVNLRIEGFPIELKAETPLLECDTFLRLQKEWQKVGSRDGDSKDPNATEGRPLLSSLFATPDLSGTTLHAHGSSGCAIKVPGFGDVFLGEYLITPSSRHLTMVRVHMGSPVGGVMVCGDVGGNGSVYP
- a CDS encoding CHAT domain-containing protein; this encodes MTRGYAQCLAAERAEQRSQAAADLAAADRLARQLAAAELVADVLLRSGTCASLGRDYPVADRLFREALAIARTEKRPFLEAMAAGSLGNLCLRNGRYDEGADWLKKALELASALKAENITLKTLVNLGWCHYKLGDFERALDFLRRADSLALARGYTGDRLAGLTVTGNAYYRLGDLTKAVQVYDSALPIARTLGDRGETSTLLANLGILALERGRYDEAESHVREALSMASEIGDALGTLRSMLTQGEILFARGHRSEAEAIYRQVIDAPLDDPELHWEARAALAHLLAGARRPLEAETEFRKAFAIMEQSRSELRKAEDKISFFSGVKHFYEGYVDLLVQAGLPWQALQVADEGRARLMRERLGTDNSVLRIEGERLRELAQTLDAVLLCYSTASKRSFLWLVTPNRQDFHVLPDEEILREHVASHQQRIRSSRDLVVEAAPEAQWLYHALFGPVQPLIPRGSRVIVIPDGPLHSLSFETLVRPDPKPHYLIEDVTLGVAPSLGLLAAGATPSRRRVGRRAVLIIGNPLAPDEEFPPLAWADREVRGIADQFDPLERVVYSGAQANPFVYRNADPGHFSLIHFAAHAKANPDIPLDSAVILSRKDDAYKLYGREIMEIPLRAELVTLSACRSAGSRIYRGEGLVGLAWAFLSAGARSVIAGLWNVEDASTSELMVDLYRGIRKGESPAEALREAKLCLLRSDGAYRKPFYWAPFVLYTRSPERSPEVSRVP
- a CDS encoding carboxypeptidase-like regulatory domain-containing protein is translated as MEVAVPESQGNVRLAVLATLISAVGSVVVAYIGILPQIEKPYLARIKDQEKNLKDLRDKFGVEHRTSEAHLRWTISGRVRRAGASDAPGQYEVYLVAGNSNVASPGDDGRFTFDGVFPGSYSLIVRDIASPSNQTARGLITPSDRTGRLESHGAFVEYDVVQEPDRATEARTVQPTGPVAAQAALAHTDNGGLQ
- a CDS encoding carboxypeptidase-like regulatory domain-containing protein, whose translation is MRHALLSACAVVLLLAGLAPTTTTGQDAASRVRGSVLTPSRRPAASLWVVLEQQGHESGRALTADDGRYYLSRLQPGPYTILVKRGRATLYRAQIRLPENEVYDIVLP
- a CDS encoding S53 family peptidase; this encodes MAQKKDRTGNAGSKSRVPLPGSERSPLRSAKVVGSVDPDLRVEITLQLRRRTGSQLEQRVSQMATQRLDERTYLTREELGRLGGAEQADISAIDAFAHDHNLSVSEVSIARRTVKLVGRVADLSTAFGVTLKRYRAGAVSYRGRRGPIYLPKELAGVVERVLGLDDRPAVTPHYRVLRSVKGRQKGGQRKDSAHGSLRSFSPLEVAKLYNFPAGLDGTGQTIGLIELNDVNNKGSATGAGYSKTDLDSYFAGLGLATPNVNAVGVDGGANVPGPDLNADSEVTLDIEVAGAVAPKANIVVYFGTNTTDGFIQALTSAIHDDVRKPSLISISWGGPEESSTQQLLTGLDQALQEAAAVGVTVCAAAGDNGSADMDKSEWDGVTHADFPASSPWALGCGGTTLQATGSGSSETVWNGGPQGGATGGGVSNVFARPAYQLKVNVPQQSKGGRGLPDVSGNADPASGYQVLIQGASKVLGGTSAVAPLWAGLLALISQQRAGKGKGPLGFLNPILYGLPSSANAFQDVVNGNNDIFGTLRGKYPAGPGWDPCTGLGTPNGTNLSAAL